In Streptomyces sp. NBC_01426, one genomic interval encodes:
- a CDS encoding lipase family protein, with product MRLRTPTPARIPARPRAAAFAAVAALALAAVVPATAHADAPAAGRPGDIVTSAPSAFHPLPGQPTGTKAWKIQYRSTTASGAPNVVSGTVIVPQDGRTGPRPLITYAVGTVGLADRCAPSNNLPYGTSMEANLIQQLTLRGWAVAVTDYEGLGTPGTHTYTVGPSAGHAVLDAARAATRLPEAGLSADTPVGIMGYSQGGQASSWAAELHGSYAPELKVKGTATGGVPADLLKVSDFNNGSFGSGLIFMAAAGQDAAFPELRLDSYLNPAGKALVGGMKEGCVAIDAIAGSFKRISDLTTRDPLAQPDWQARLNQSRLGRTAPAAPVYQYHALGDELIPYAVGRQLRSDWCARGANVEFDTIWIGEHVSGVITQSLAAGNWLADRFAGRSTHANC from the coding sequence ATGCGCTTGCGAACCCCCACCCCCGCTCGGATCCCCGCCCGTCCTCGGGCCGCCGCGTTCGCCGCGGTCGCCGCCCTGGCCCTCGCCGCCGTCGTCCCCGCCACGGCGCACGCCGACGCCCCGGCCGCCGGCCGCCCGGGCGACATCGTCACCTCCGCGCCGTCCGCCTTCCACCCGCTGCCGGGTCAGCCCACCGGCACCAAGGCCTGGAAGATCCAGTACCGCTCGACCACGGCCTCCGGGGCCCCGAACGTCGTGTCCGGCACCGTCATCGTCCCGCAGGACGGCCGGACCGGCCCGCGCCCCCTGATCACGTACGCCGTCGGCACCGTCGGCCTGGCCGACCGGTGCGCGCCGAGCAACAACCTCCCGTACGGCACGTCCATGGAGGCCAACCTCATCCAGCAACTCACCCTGCGCGGCTGGGCCGTGGCCGTCACCGACTACGAGGGCCTCGGGACCCCCGGCACGCACACCTACACCGTGGGCCCCTCCGCCGGCCACGCCGTCCTCGACGCCGCCCGCGCGGCGACCCGGCTGCCCGAGGCGGGGCTGTCGGCGGACACCCCGGTGGGCATCATGGGCTACTCGCAGGGCGGCCAGGCGAGCAGTTGGGCGGCCGAACTGCACGGCTCGTACGCACCGGAGCTGAAGGTCAAGGGCACCGCGACGGGCGGCGTCCCGGCCGACCTGCTGAAGGTGTCCGACTTCAACAACGGCTCGTTCGGCTCCGGCCTGATCTTCATGGCCGCCGCCGGGCAGGACGCCGCCTTCCCGGAACTGCGGCTCGACTCCTACCTGAACCCGGCGGGCAAGGCGCTGGTGGGCGGCATGAAGGAGGGCTGCGTCGCCATCGACGCCATCGCCGGATCCTTCAAGCGGATCTCCGACCTCACCACCCGCGACCCGCTCGCGCAGCCCGACTGGCAGGCCCGTCTGAACCAGAGCCGGCTCGGTCGGACCGCTCCGGCCGCGCCCGTGTACCAGTACCACGCGCTCGGCGACGAGTTGATCCCGTACGCCGTCGGTCGGCAGCTGCGCTCCGACTGGTGCGCGCGGGGCGCGAACGTCGAGTTCGACACCATCTGGATCGGCGAGCACGTCAGCGGGGTCATCACCCAGTCCCTGGCCGCCGGGAACTGGCTCGCGGACCGCTTCGCGGGGCGCTCCACGCACGCGAACTGCTGA
- a CDS encoding AraC family transcriptional regulator, protein MGRRTITVHHVRAVLAGARRGGIDTVPLLQEAQIPPLLLGDDRARITPAQFARLFRALYRTTQDEFLGLSSVPSRPGTFAMMCHASLGCRDLGAAVERAATFYGLFPGGPELALEVDGAQARFTVRNAFDGDEERFLTECVLAIWHRLSSWLIGRRIPLAHAAFTYPPPPHQGEYELLFDCPVRFGADRTGAAFDARWLTAPLVREEAELDAMLRRAPFDLLSRPEYGTTVAEQVRRTLTQRLRSSPRLPELGEVAARLAVSPATLRRRLRGEGTSFQELKDHVRRDAAIAGLAESGEPIAELAARLGFSEDTAFHRAFRRWTGTTPGAYRIASGG, encoded by the coding sequence ATGGGGAGGCGGACGATCACCGTGCACCACGTGCGCGCCGTGCTCGCGGGTGCGCGGCGCGGCGGCATCGACACCGTGCCGCTGCTCCAGGAGGCGCAGATCCCGCCGCTGTTGCTGGGCGACGACCGGGCGCGGATCACTCCCGCGCAGTTCGCCCGGCTGTTCCGTGCGCTGTACCGGACCACGCAGGACGAGTTCCTGGGCCTGAGTTCCGTCCCGAGCCGGCCGGGCACCTTCGCGATGATGTGTCACGCCTCGCTGGGCTGCCGTGACCTCGGGGCGGCGGTGGAGCGGGCGGCGACCTTCTACGGGCTGTTCCCGGGCGGCCCCGAACTGGCACTGGAGGTGGACGGCGCGCAGGCGCGGTTCACCGTGCGGAACGCCTTCGACGGCGACGAGGAACGGTTCCTCACCGAGTGCGTGCTGGCGATCTGGCACCGGCTGAGCAGCTGGCTGATCGGGCGCCGCATCCCCCTCGCGCACGCCGCCTTCACCTATCCCCCGCCGCCGCACCAGGGCGAGTACGAGCTGCTCTTCGACTGCCCGGTGCGCTTCGGGGCGGACCGCACCGGCGCCGCCTTCGACGCGCGCTGGCTGACCGCCCCGCTCGTGCGCGAGGAGGCGGAACTCGACGCGATGCTGCGCCGGGCCCCCTTCGACCTGCTGTCGCGCCCCGAGTACGGGACCACGGTCGCGGAACAGGTCCGCCGGACCCTGACGCAGCGGCTGCGGAGCTCGCCCCGGCTGCCGGAGCTGGGGGAGGTCGCGGCGCGGCTCGCGGTGTCCCCGGCGACGCTGCGGCGGCGGCTGCGCGGGGAGGGCACCTCCTTCCAGGAGCTGAAGGACCACGTGCGGCGGGACGCGGCGATCGCGGGCCTGGCGGAGAGCGGGGAACCCATCGCGGAACTCGCGGCCCGGCTGGGGTTCTCGGAGGACACCGCCTTCCACCGGGCGTTCCGACGGTGGACGGGGACCACGCCGGGCGCCTACCGGATCGCGTCGGGCGGCTGA
- a CDS encoding AMP-dependent synthetase/ligase, whose translation MDALRPRTLSVFTRWTAERYGSQPALRFLAEGGPRTVSYEELHDRVRRSGRALLGLGVLPGERVVVLAQTRPQWTYTHFAILAAGAVLVPVYPTAGEEELAWVLSDSAAVVAVCDDAAQVARVEALRSRLPALRAVAVMDELPGMPSGSEDELLSRARAVRPGDDASIVYTSGTTGPPKGCRLTHGNLGAIQDATLPLIGGGPGDRTYLYLPLAHLLAQLVQFITLLEGGELSYFGGRIEDVVTELAEARPTHLPSVPRLFEKLHSTVLSMATSREGGRERFEEAVRLGVLAAEGRLPAGSRAAYEAADGSLYAPVRALFGGRLKWALTGGAPIAPATLDFLRACGIHVYEGYGMTESAGVISLNHPGAARAGTVGRPVAGCEVRIAGDGEVLARGPMVFPGYHANGAATAETVDAAGWLHTGDLGEVDGDGFLSITGRKKELIITSAGKNITPTEVEFAVQACRLVSRAVLIGDRRPHPVALITLDAEEVTAWAAHEGLTLTDPSTHPAVRALVAEAVEAANARVSRPARIRAFHLLAEDFSIEAGTLTPTLKLRRAAVAERYAREIGALYA comes from the coding sequence ATGGACGCGTTGCGACCGCGGACGCTGTCGGTGTTCACGCGGTGGACGGCCGAACGGTACGGCTCACAGCCCGCGCTCCGCTTCCTCGCGGAGGGCGGCCCGCGCACCGTCTCGTACGAGGAACTGCACGACCGCGTACGGCGGTCCGGGCGGGCCCTGCTCGGGCTGGGGGTGCTGCCGGGTGAGCGGGTGGTGGTACTGGCGCAGACCCGGCCGCAGTGGACGTACACGCACTTCGCGATCCTGGCCGCCGGCGCGGTGCTGGTGCCCGTCTACCCCACGGCGGGGGAGGAGGAGCTGGCCTGGGTGCTGTCGGACTCGGCCGCGGTGGTGGCGGTGTGCGACGACGCGGCCCAGGTGGCGCGGGTGGAGGCGTTGCGGTCGAGGCTGCCCGCGCTGCGGGCGGTGGCAGTCATGGACGAACTTCCGGGTATGCCGTCGGGATCGGAGGACGAACTGCTGTCCCGGGCGCGGGCGGTGAGGCCCGGTGACGACGCCTCGATCGTCTACACCTCGGGCACGACGGGCCCGCCGAAGGGCTGCCGGCTCACGCACGGGAACCTCGGCGCGATCCAGGACGCCACCCTGCCGCTGATCGGGGGCGGACCGGGCGACCGCACGTACCTGTACCTGCCGTTGGCGCACCTGCTGGCGCAACTCGTCCAGTTCATCACCCTGTTGGAGGGCGGCGAGCTGAGCTATTTCGGCGGCCGGATCGAGGACGTCGTCACCGAGTTGGCCGAGGCCCGTCCCACCCACCTGCCGTCCGTGCCCCGGCTGTTCGAGAAGCTCCACTCGACGGTGCTGTCGATGGCCACGTCCCGGGAGGGCGGCCGGGAACGCTTCGAGGAGGCCGTGCGGCTGGGCGTCCTGGCGGCGGAGGGCCGGTTGCCGGCCGGGTCCCGGGCGGCGTACGAGGCGGCGGACGGCTCGCTGTACGCACCGGTCCGGGCCCTGTTCGGGGGCCGGTTGAAGTGGGCGCTGACCGGCGGCGCACCGATCGCCCCGGCCACCCTCGACTTCCTGCGGGCCTGCGGGATCCACGTGTACGAGGGGTACGGCATGACCGAGTCCGCCGGGGTGATCAGCCTCAACCACCCGGGCGCGGCCCGCGCCGGCACCGTCGGCCGCCCCGTCGCGGGCTGCGAGGTCCGCATCGCCGGGGACGGCGAGGTGCTGGCCCGGGGCCCGATGGTCTTCCCCGGCTACCACGCGAACGGGGCGGCGACGGCGGAGACGGTCGACGCCGCCGGCTGGCTGCACACCGGCGACCTCGGCGAGGTGGACGGGGACGGCTTCCTCTCGATCACCGGCCGCAAGAAGGAGCTGATCATCACCTCGGCCGGCAAGAACATCACCCCGACCGAGGTCGAGTTCGCCGTGCAGGCCTGCCGTCTCGTCTCCCGCGCGGTACTGATCGGCGACCGCCGGCCCCACCCGGTGGCCCTGATCACCCTGGACGCGGAGGAAGTCACCGCCTGGGCGGCACACGAGGGCCTGACCCTCACGGACCCGTCGACCCACCCGGCGGTCCGCGCGCTCGTCGCGGAGGCGGTCGAGGCGGCCAACGCCAGGGTCTCCCGGCCGGCCCGGATCAGGGCCTTCCACCTCCTCGCCGAGGACTTCTCGATCGAGGCGGGCACCCTGACGCCCACGCTGAAACTCCGCCGCGCGGCGGTGGCGGAACGGTACGCGCGGGAGATCGGGGCGCTCTACGCCTGA
- a CDS encoding DUF397 domain-containing protein, which produces MAIRQGATDNWTKSSYSGGNGACVEVKSPVMESIAVRDSKVQDGPSLTFAPGSWNSFVADVVEGRPGRLV; this is translated from the coding sequence ATGGCTATTCGTCAGGGTGCCACGGACAACTGGACCAAGTCCTCTTACTCCGGAGGAAACGGCGCCTGCGTCGAGGTCAAGTCCCCCGTGATGGAATCCATCGCCGTCCGCGACTCGAAGGTGCAGGACGGACCGTCGCTCACCTTCGCGCCGGGTTCCTGGAACTCGTTCGTCGCGGACGTCGTCGAGGGCCGGCCGGGGCGCCTCGTCTGA
- a CDS encoding helix-turn-helix domain-containing protein — protein MASNVNPTVRRRRLGMELRKLREDKGMTAEQVAERLLVSQSKISRLENGRRSISQRDVRDLCDVYEVEDRRLVDSLMQMAKDSRQQGWWHAFGDIPYSVYIGLETDAASLRTYEPQMVPGLLQTPDYAQALIRGALPETAPLDVEKRVQVRMHRQKRLSETENNNPDVGPLRLWAVIDEAALRRHVGDAQLMIRQLEYLIERSEEPYITVQVMPFSMGAHPGVNGQYAILEFPDASDSTVVYIEGVTSDLYLEKANDVQKYSVMYEHLRAQALNVEQTRQFISEIIEHYAGK, from the coding sequence GTGGCGTCCAATGTCAATCCCACCGTCCGACGCCGCCGACTGGGCATGGAGTTGCGCAAGTTGCGCGAGGACAAGGGCATGACGGCCGAGCAGGTGGCCGAGCGCCTCCTCGTCTCCCAGTCGAAGATCAGCCGACTGGAGAACGGTCGGCGTTCGATCAGCCAGCGCGATGTCCGCGACCTGTGCGACGTGTACGAGGTCGAGGACCGCCGACTCGTCGACTCCCTGATGCAGATGGCCAAGGACTCGCGCCAGCAGGGCTGGTGGCACGCCTTCGGCGACATCCCGTACAGCGTCTACATCGGCCTGGAGACGGACGCCGCCAGCCTGCGCACGTACGAGCCCCAGATGGTCCCGGGACTGCTCCAGACCCCGGACTACGCCCAGGCCCTGATCCGCGGCGCGCTGCCCGAGACCGCGCCGCTGGACGTGGAGAAGCGCGTCCAGGTCCGGATGCACCGCCAGAAGCGGCTGTCCGAGACGGAGAACAACAATCCTGACGTCGGTCCGCTGCGCCTGTGGGCGGTCATCGACGAGGCGGCGCTGCGCCGGCACGTGGGTGACGCGCAGTTGATGATCCGACAGCTGGAGTACTTGATAGAGCGTTCGGAGGAGCCGTACATCACCGTGCAGGTGATGCCGTTCTCGATGGGGGCGCACCCGGGCGTGAACGGCCAGTACGCGATTCTGGAATTTCCCGACGCCTCGGACTCGACGGTCGTCTACATCGAGGGCGTCACGAGCGATTTGTACTTGGAGAAGGCCAACGACGTTCAGAAGTACAGCGTGATGTACGAGCATCTTCGCGCCCAGGCCCTCAATGTCGAACAGACCCGGCAGTTCATCTCGGAGATCATCGAGCACTACGCCGGCAAGTAA
- a CDS encoding GOLPH3/VPS74 family protein, whose amino-acid sequence MGRSRRTIPEELLLLALDPTTGTTAQPQSLDLGLAGAQLVELALAGRIAPDGDRIAVVMPRPTGDPTLDSALELLRRRGSPVRAVHWIGGPRLGLRQIYLAHLERCGMVHAVAGQMCGVLPTTRYQATDTAISREIRARLDSAIRTGVPPDPRTAALAALAHAVGLGKHLYPGNEGRSSRSRLRDLIRHDPMGGLVAHAVMDVQNGVAAQPRRDRAPAPASAGRASATSATSAGGVPMQPRRTGAMARVAAH is encoded by the coding sequence ATGGGCAGGAGCCGCAGAACAATTCCGGAGGAGCTTCTGTTGCTCGCCTTGGACCCGACCACGGGAACCACGGCGCAGCCGCAGTCGCTCGACCTCGGCCTGGCCGGGGCACAGCTAGTGGAGCTGGCTCTGGCAGGACGGATAGCCCCTGACGGGGATCGTATCGCCGTGGTGATGCCACGGCCGACAGGAGATCCGACTCTGGACTCCGCACTGGAACTGCTGCGCAGGCGCGGCAGCCCGGTTCGGGCGGTCCACTGGATCGGCGGACCCCGACTGGGGCTCCGTCAGATTTACCTCGCTCATCTGGAGCGTTGCGGCATGGTCCATGCCGTCGCGGGACAGATGTGCGGGGTGTTGCCGACGACTCGCTACCAGGCGACCGACACGGCGATCAGCCGGGAGATCCGTGCCCGGCTCGACAGTGCGATCCGCACCGGTGTACCGCCGGACCCGCGGACCGCGGCGCTCGCCGCACTGGCCCACGCGGTCGGACTCGGCAAGCACCTGTACCCCGGCAACGAGGGGCGGTCGTCCAGGTCCCGGTTGCGGGATCTGATCCGGCACGACCCGATGGGCGGTCTGGTGGCGCACGCCGTCATGGACGTCCAGAACGGGGTGGCGGCACAGCCACGTCGTGACCGCGCGCCGGCGCCGGCATCCGCCGGGCGGGCTTCGGCCACCTCCGCGACCAGTGCGGGCGGTGTCCCGATGCAGCCGCGTCGGACGGGTGCGATGGCCCGTGTGGCCGCGCACTGA
- a CDS encoding MFS transporter has protein sequence MTTAEQYGQEQEQRGRTAGSGTTDGETSPADGSGPGSGPRSGSRSGSGGPPGMGRLALRWAQGHPVVVATAVAAVLHVVWLFTFANSGGDLAAQDAWAEFVGRHPDTAYNLAWYGGMHPVSYSVVSPYLMHMLGVRTTMMIAGTVSAGLLALILTRCRGAVRQPLWPALAGVYGLLCNALSGRVTFGLGAMLALGAVAAVFCRPRSWAERRWAKAAVAAPLAALATAASPVAGLFLGVIAAALFLSRRRPGAYTLGLPPVAVVGLSAWLFPFSGTQPMKLGSAWLPFVFGLVIVFLVPKRWKTVRIAAAVYALGVALTWLIDSQVGSNVTRLVMLFGGAVLLAALPYEVPRTRRWYALVLAFVGLNVWITTNSVTDIIRTTPLASWNRELAPLVDRLQNAGADRGRVEVVPASSHRESSAFPAYVNLARGWNRQADLERNPLFYDDTLTAESYRAWLGRWAVHYVVLPVDKPDEGGKDEATLVRGGLPYLQQIWGDANWQLFKVQAPTDLVAGPATVVRAGADQLVIDVKQAGRISVRVPHSPWLGLVDAQGKAVAPPQETDDSKARSSARQPGPKRFANTAGCLFKAAPDAVGDVWTELLAPAPGEYRVAAKYQIPRGTPCPEELVDEVLGPQAPAGPARP, from the coding sequence GTGACCACCGCTGAGCAGTACGGGCAGGAGCAGGAGCAGCGCGGGCGGACCGCGGGCTCCGGCACGACCGACGGCGAAACCTCCCCCGCGGACGGTTCCGGTCCCGGTTCCGGTCCCCGTTCCGGTTCTCGTTCCGGCTCGGGCGGCCCGCCGGGCATGGGCCGTCTCGCGCTCCGTTGGGCGCAGGGGCACCCCGTGGTCGTCGCCACCGCCGTGGCGGCCGTCCTGCACGTCGTCTGGCTCTTCACCTTCGCCAACAGCGGCGGGGACCTCGCCGCGCAGGACGCCTGGGCCGAGTTCGTGGGCCGGCACCCCGACACGGCGTACAACCTCGCCTGGTACGGCGGGATGCACCCGGTCTCGTACAGCGTGGTGTCCCCGTACCTCATGCACATGCTCGGCGTCCGGACCACGATGATGATCGCCGGGACGGTGTCGGCCGGGCTCCTCGCCCTGATCCTGACGCGCTGCCGGGGCGCCGTCCGGCAGCCGCTGTGGCCGGCCCTCGCCGGGGTGTACGGGCTGCTGTGCAACGCGCTGTCCGGCCGGGTGACCTTCGGGCTCGGCGCGATGCTCGCGCTCGGCGCGGTCGCCGCGGTCTTCTGCCGGCCGCGCTCCTGGGCCGAGCGGCGCTGGGCCAAGGCCGCGGTCGCGGCCCCGCTCGCCGCACTCGCCACCGCCGCCAGCCCGGTCGCCGGGCTGTTCCTCGGGGTGATCGCGGCCGCGCTGTTCCTGAGCCGGCGGCGACCGGGCGCGTACACCCTCGGGCTGCCCCCGGTGGCCGTGGTCGGACTGTCGGCCTGGCTGTTCCCCTTCTCGGGAACGCAGCCGATGAAGCTGGGCTCGGCCTGGCTGCCGTTCGTGTTCGGGCTGGTCATCGTCTTCCTCGTGCCGAAGCGGTGGAAGACGGTCCGGATCGCAGCCGCCGTGTACGCGCTCGGGGTGGCCCTGACCTGGCTGATCGACTCCCAGGTGGGGTCGAACGTCACCCGGCTCGTCATGCTGTTCGGCGGGGCGGTGCTGCTCGCGGCCCTGCCGTACGAGGTCCCGCGCACGCGCCGCTGGTACGCGCTCGTCCTCGCCTTCGTCGGGCTGAACGTCTGGATCACCACCAACAGCGTCACCGACATCATCCGCACCACGCCGCTGGCCTCCTGGAACCGGGAGCTGGCGCCCCTCGTCGACCGGCTCCAGAATGCCGGCGCCGACCGCGGACGGGTCGAGGTGGTACCCGCGAGCAGCCACCGCGAGTCCTCCGCCTTCCCCGCGTACGTCAACCTGGCGCGCGGCTGGAACCGGCAGGCGGACCTGGAGCGCAACCCGCTCTTCTACGACGACACGCTCACCGCCGAGAGCTACCGGGCCTGGCTGGGCCGCTGGGCCGTGCACTACGTGGTGCTGCCCGTCGACAAACCCGACGAGGGCGGCAAGGACGAGGCGACGCTGGTGCGCGGAGGGCTGCCGTACCTCCAGCAGATCTGGGGCGACGCGAACTGGCAGCTCTTCAAGGTGCAGGCCCCCACCGACCTGGTGGCCGGCCCCGCGACGGTGGTGCGCGCGGGCGCCGACCAGCTGGTCATCGACGTCAAGCAGGCCGGCCGGATCAGCGTGCGCGTCCCGCACTCGCCGTGGCTGGGGCTGGTGGACGCCCAGGGCAAGGCGGTGGCGCCCCCGCAGGAGACGGACGACTCCAAGGCGCGCTCCTCGGCGCGGCAACCCGGGCCGAAGCGGTTCGCCAATACCGCGGGATGCCTGTTCAAGGCGGCCCCGGACGCGGTCGGCGACGTGTGGACCGAGCTGCTGGCGCCCGCGCCGGGGGAGTACCGGGTCGCGGCGAAGTACCAGATCCCGCGGGGAACGCCCTGCCCGGAGGAACTGGTCGACGAGGTCCTGGGACCGCAGGCACCGGCCGGTCCGGCCCGGCCATGA
- a CDS encoding LuxR family transcriptional regulator: MKQDHFGTVGCDCDESPPNPQPCKAALTAYRTALREGRAPRTGLPSCLWRLHLVMEDREDPGYAVPVTPAAATFATLGPLEDLLTEQRRSLRAAKARLSVFEAVYAQEQDAARPAPVRLVGQDVISATLEAAVGCCREELRTVQPGGGRPEGALTEALERDLRALERGVRQRTLYQHTVQTHRPTMWYIEQVTAAGAEVRSQAEIIERVIICDQDVAFIQLSDEPAEGALHIGDPSLVRFLTRYFDQTWERSTPILPTGSPSRGPIVTSDLQRTILRAVIGGETDSSIARRLGMSRRSVAEHIRKASLELGSGSRAQLGYLLAASGLLDDET, from the coding sequence GTGAAGCAAGATCATTTCGGCACAGTCGGATGCGATTGCGACGAATCGCCCCCAAACCCCCAGCCCTGCAAGGCGGCCCTGACCGCCTACCGCACGGCGCTGCGCGAGGGCCGCGCCCCCCGCACGGGGCTGCCGTCCTGCCTGTGGAGGCTCCACCTCGTCATGGAGGACCGCGAGGACCCCGGGTACGCCGTACCCGTCACACCCGCCGCCGCGACCTTCGCCACGCTGGGCCCGCTGGAGGACCTCCTGACGGAACAGCGCCGGTCCCTGCGCGCCGCGAAGGCCCGACTGTCCGTCTTCGAGGCGGTGTACGCGCAGGAACAGGACGCGGCCCGCCCCGCCCCCGTCCGACTCGTCGGCCAGGACGTCATCAGCGCCACCCTGGAGGCGGCCGTCGGCTGCTGCCGGGAGGAACTGCGCACCGTGCAACCCGGCGGCGGACGCCCCGAAGGGGCCCTCACCGAGGCCCTGGAACGGGATCTGCGCGCACTGGAACGGGGCGTGCGCCAACGGACCCTCTACCAACACACCGTCCAGACCCACCGACCCACCATGTGGTACATCGAGCAGGTCACGGCCGCCGGCGCCGAGGTCCGCAGCCAGGCGGAGATCATCGAGCGCGTCATCATCTGCGACCAGGACGTGGCGTTCATCCAACTCTCCGACGAACCGGCCGAGGGCGCACTGCACATCGGCGACCCGTCGCTGGTGCGTTTCCTGACCCGGTACTTCGACCAGACCTGGGAACGCTCCACGCCGATCCTCCCCACCGGTTCGCCCTCGCGCGGCCCGATCGTCACCTCCGACCTGCAACGCACCATCCTGCGCGCGGTGATCGGCGGCGAGACCGACAGCTCCATCGCCCGCCGCCTGGGCATGAGCCGCCGCAGCGTCGCCGAACACATACGCAAAGCCTCCCTGGAACTGGGCAGCGGCAGCCGCGCCCAACTCGGCTACCTCCTGGCCGCGTCGGGCCTCCTGGACGACGAGACCTGA
- a CDS encoding MFS transporter — translation MAGYAISSYGTFLNLVALNLYVYAVTNRALAVGAFMTVRFAAGFLTGLVAGPLLARCSAKGAMLWANLVQAAAMLLLVVVPDAHHTASLFTVSAVVGAAGTLFMVAFRSSIPHMVGEGRTTWANSLMVSWRSMAMVAGFASSGVVVSLLGYTAAFLADMGTFLVCALTVALLPMARDAADDTGDTGEKGGAEGDGGAKGAERKIRSSAALAALGAAPALLLMVALRGVDALGSSSHNAALPVYSTRLDADSPAVFVSVFWCVWAIGNVLAQQVLRRYAKRTERAVGSLGFGLGTIVMSATFILAFAGFPWTATIVIALLAGAADGLTEVSYTSHLQTLPSGLRTHAFGLSATVENLGFGVGMIVVATALDAFTPLSVVAVAHGAAILVALVFVAQVLWQRNASRKATADSDEGGSGDAGPARGSHRDGAEVSGG, via the coding sequence GTGGCCGGTTACGCGATCTCCTCGTACGGCACCTTCCTCAACCTGGTCGCGCTGAACCTGTACGTGTACGCGGTGACCAACCGGGCTTTGGCCGTCGGCGCGTTCATGACCGTGCGGTTCGCCGCCGGGTTCCTGACCGGCCTGGTCGCCGGACCGCTGCTCGCCCGCTGCTCCGCCAAGGGCGCCATGCTCTGGGCGAACCTGGTCCAGGCGGCGGCGATGCTGCTCCTCGTGGTGGTGCCGGACGCCCACCACACGGCCTCGCTGTTCACCGTCTCCGCCGTGGTCGGCGCCGCGGGCACCCTGTTCATGGTCGCGTTCCGCAGCTCGATCCCGCACATGGTCGGCGAGGGCCGCACCACATGGGCCAACTCCCTGATGGTCAGCTGGCGTTCGATGGCCATGGTGGCGGGCTTCGCCTCCTCGGGCGTCGTGGTCTCCCTGCTGGGCTACACCGCCGCCTTCCTCGCGGACATGGGCACCTTCCTGGTCTGCGCCCTCACCGTCGCCCTGCTGCCGATGGCCCGGGACGCGGCCGACGACACGGGTGACACCGGCGAGAAGGGCGGCGCGGAGGGCGACGGGGGCGCCAAGGGGGCCGAGAGGAAGATCCGGTCCTCCGCCGCGCTCGCCGCGCTGGGAGCCGCCCCGGCCCTGCTGCTGATGGTGGCCCTGCGCGGCGTCGACGCACTGGGATCGTCCTCGCACAACGCCGCCCTGCCCGTGTACTCCACCCGACTCGACGCCGACTCCCCGGCCGTCTTCGTCAGCGTCTTCTGGTGCGTGTGGGCCATCGGCAACGTCCTCGCCCAACAGGTGCTGCGCCGGTACGCGAAGCGCACCGAACGCGCCGTCGGATCCCTGGGGTTCGGACTCGGCACCATCGTGATGTCGGCGACGTTCATCCTGGCGTTCGCCGGGTTCCCGTGGACGGCGACCATCGTGATCGCCCTGCTCGCCGGGGCGGCCGACGGGCTCACCGAAGTCTCGTACACCTCGCACCTGCAGACCCTCCCGAGCGGCCTGCGCACCCATGCCTTCGGGCTCTCCGCCACCGTCGAGAACCTCGGCTTCGGCGTCGGGATGATCGTGGTCGCGACCGCGTTGGACGCCTTCACCCCGCTGTCGGTCGTCGCCGTCGCGCACGGCGCCGCCATCCTCGTGGCCCTGGTCTTCGTGGCCCAGGTGCTCTGGCAGCGCAACGCGTCGCGGAAGGCGACGGCGGACAGCGACGAGGGAGGGAGCGGCGATGCAGGACCGGCGCGTGGCAGTCATCGGGATGGCGCTGAGGTTTCCGGGGGCTGA